The following DNA comes from Spirulina major PCC 6313.
GGCGATCGTAGCAAAACCAGGCCAAAAAAAGGGCCAGCGATGGCTGGCCCCAGGAGCAAAGGAAACGATCAAAGAGGGTTAGCGAAAGGACACCGATGCGCCGTAGGATTCGAGGTAGGCGCGGATTTTGGCGGCTTCGCGGCCATCGACGGCGGTTTTCAGGATGGCGGGTGGCCGTTTTACGAGGGCTTTGGCTTGTTTTAAATCTACCCCCGTCACCATCCAGACGGCTTTGGCGATCGCCACCCGACGATTTGACGGCACGGCATCGAGTACCACATCGCAGGTCTCTAACGCGATCGCGCCATTGTCCATCCCTTGGAACCACTTCACGGGCATCGCCCCCGCATCCACCCCAAAGTTGAACTCGATTTGGTCGATCAATTCGCTGGCTTCCATCAGGGTTAAGGTTTTCATGATCTCGATGATTTGGTTCACTTTTGCAGACATGGCGCACCTCCCCATTGCCTTGAGGGTGGATCGGGTTCAGTCGGTTAACGTTTCGCCCAATGGTGGGAATTACTTAGATTGAGTTTGAGATTTCTTTAATGTTACAAGCGTAATACATGAGCGTCAAGCCCGTTAGGTTTCGTTGCGATCGCGATCGGTGCGTCAGAGATTGGGCTATGGTTGGACAGAACCGAGGTTTGGAGGCGCGATCGCACCCCGATGACATTACCCAATTTCCTCATTATTGGCGCACCGAAAGCCGGGACAACCTCCCTCTATCGCTATCTGCGTCAACATCCCCAAGTGTTCATGAGTCCAGCGAAGGAGCCGAATTTTTTCGCCTTTGGGGGCGATGCGCCGCCGGATTTTAACGGACCGGGCGATCGCGACGAACCCACCACCCTCGACCTGGCAACCTACCAAAACTTATTCGCCAAAGTCACTGACGAACTCGCCGCCGGGGAAGCCTCCACGGTCTATCTCTACAGTCCCGACGCACCCCAACGCATCCATGCCACGATCCCCGATGCAAAACTAATCGCCATCCTCCGCAACCCCATCGATCGCGCCTTTTCTAACTATCTCCATCTCCGCCGCAGCCAACGCGAACCCCTCCCCGACTTTGGCCAAGCCCTCCAAGCCGAAGCCGAACGCATCGCCAACCATTGGAAACCCTTTTGGTATTACCAAGCCCAAGGATTATACGGGCAACAATTGCAGCGTTATTTGCAATATTTTGAGCGCGATCAGTTGGGAATTTGGCTCTTTGATGATCTGAAAAATGATGAACTGGGCACGATTCGCGAAATTTTCACGTTCCTCGGTGTTGATCCCACGTTTCAACCCAATACCGGGGAGCGGGTGCGCGTCACGCCCCCCGTGCCGAAAAATCAATGGTTACACAATCTGCTCAATCGCCCCAACCCGTTAAAAGCGATCGCGAAATCAATCCTGCCCCAGGGACTGCGATCGCAAGTATCCGCCCAAGTCAATCAAAAAAACCTCACCCAGCCCAAACCCACGGAGCGCGATCGCGCCCAACTCATCGCCTCCTATCGCGACGACATCGAACAATTACAAACCATTCTCCACCGCGATTTATCCCACTGGCTCCGCTAGACTACGCCTGATCCTGCATCGTGGCGATCGCAGCCAGCAGCTTCGGGGTTGTGGGGGAGTTTTCGGGCTTCTGGCGGTGGGGGTGACGACGGCGATCGCGGTCTGTAGAATGACCGGCAATGAACGGAATGGATGCAGTGTTGCACGGTATCATGGTGCGTAGCCTGGCAAGCGATCGCCGCTTTGGTGACTCCATCCATGATTGTGAATCCGTTATGGTGAATCTGTGTGGTTCAGTCACTATTGGAGCAGCCCACGTTTGTCCCCTGTTAAGGATTCAGCGTGACCATGAGGGAAGAGGATACATCGGCTACGGTATCGCAGGAGCAGCCTGATGGCATAGTCGTAACGTCGTC
Coding sequences within:
- a CDS encoding ribosomal protein L7/L12 codes for the protein MSAKVNQIIEIMKTLTLMEASELIDQIEFNFGVDAGAMPVKWFQGMDNGAIALETCDVVLDAVPSNRRVAIAKAVWMVTGVDLKQAKALVKRPPAILKTAVDGREAAKIRAYLESYGASVSFR
- a CDS encoding sulfotransferase family protein, whose amino-acid sequence is MTLPNFLIIGAPKAGTTSLYRYLRQHPQVFMSPAKEPNFFAFGGDAPPDFNGPGDRDEPTTLDLATYQNLFAKVTDELAAGEASTVYLYSPDAPQRIHATIPDAKLIAILRNPIDRAFSNYLHLRRSQREPLPDFGQALQAEAERIANHWKPFWYYQAQGLYGQQLQRYLQYFERDQLGIWLFDDLKNDELGTIREIFTFLGVDPTFQPNTGERVRVTPPVPKNQWLHNLLNRPNPLKAIAKSILPQGLRSQVSAQVNQKNLTQPKPTERDRAQLIASYRDDIEQLQTILHRDLSHWLR